Genomic window (Drosophila ananassae strain 14024-0371.13 chromosome 3L, ASM1763931v2, whole genome shotgun sequence):
CTCCTTTTGAGTGAACGTCATTTCACCTTCGGTCTTTAAATTATCCTTTCTTATAACCGTCTTGACTCTGTCCGCCGGCTTGAAAGCTTCTTTTTCCGGAATATGCATCTTACCCTCCGGTTTTAAATTATCGACGTATTTCTTCTGTTCTGGTCGGGATGCAGGTTCATATTTCGGTTTATCAGGAGTGTACATAACACCTTCAGGTTTAAGGTTGTCTTTAGGTCTAACTGGTTCGGGACGTTCCCCATTCGTAACGCTCGTCTTTTCAGGAACATAAAATTTGCCAGTAGTTTTGAGATTATCTTCGGGCTTAACAGGAGAAGGTCTAACGACATGTTGGTATTCCGTCTTTTCAGTAAAGGTCATTTCTCCCTCAGTGCGAAGATTATCTTTATGAATAACTTTGGTGACCTTATCAGCCGGCTTATATTTCACCTTTTCTGGAAGTACCATCTCACCCTCCGGCTTTAAGTTATCATGGGGTTTCTTTTGCTTAGGCCGTTCGACAGGCGAGAATTCCTGTTTTTCTCGAACGAAAAATTCTCCCTCCACTTTCAGATTGTCTTTCTGTTTGATAACTGTGACACGTTCTCCAGGCTTGTACTTCGGCTTTTCCGGACTGAAGAACTCTCCCTCTGGTCTCAAGTTATCCGAAGGCTTAACTTGTTCCGGTCTAACAACATACTGATATTCTTTCTTTTCCACAAATGTCATATCGCCTTCGGTACGCAAGTTATCCTTTCGGATGATTTTCTCTATCTTTTCCGCGGGCTTATACACCTGTTTCTCAGGCTTCACAAACTCTCCCTCCGGCTTCAAGTTATCCTCAGGCTTCTTTTGAACAGGTCTTTCCGCTGGTCTGAAACCTGGTTTCTCCGGTGTGTAGAATTCGCCTTCGGGTCGGAGGTTGTCTTCTGGACGTACTTGAGAAGGCCTTTCGCCAGGCTTGTACTTCGGTTTCTCTGGACTGTAGAAGTCTCCCTCCGGCTTCAAGTTATCTTCAGGCTTCTTTTGGACAGGTCTCTCCGCTGGTCGGAAACCTGGTTTCTCAGGTGTGTAGAATTCACCCTCCGGTCGAAGATTGTCTTCTGGCCGTACTTGAGAAGGCCTTTCTCCAGGACGATACTTCGGTTTCTCTGGACTGTAGAAGTCTCCTTCGGGTTTCAGATTGTCAGTGGGCTTAACTTGTTCAGGGCGCACAACATACTGATACTCTTCCCTCTCGACAAAAGTCATTTCTCCTTCTGTTCTTAGATTGTCCTTGCGAATAATCTTCTCCGTCTTCTCCGCTGGCTTGTACACCTGTTTCTCAGGCTTCACAAACTCTCCCTCCGGCTTCAAGTTATCTTCAGGCTTCTTTTGAACAGGTCTCTCCGCTGGCCGGAAACCTGGTTTCTCAGGTGTGTAGAATTCTCCTTCAGGTCGGAGGTTGTCTTCTGGACGTACTTGAGAAGGCCTTTCTCCAGGACGATACTTCGGTTTCTCTGGACTGTAGAAGTCTCCCTCCGGCTTCAAGTTATCTTCAGGCTTCTTTTGAACTGGTCTCTCCGCTGGTCGGAAACCTGGTTTCTCAGGTGTGTAGAATTCTCCTTCCGGTCGAAGATTGTCTTCTGGTCGTACTTGAGAAGGCCTTTCCCCAGGCTTGTATCCTGGTTTCTCCGGGCTGTAAAAGTCTCCTTCAGGCTTCAGGTTGTCTTCAGGCTTCTTTTGAACAGGTCTCTCCGCTGGTCGGAAACCTGGTTTCTCAGGTGTGTAGAATTCGCCTTCAGGTCGAAGGTTGTCTTCTGGTCGTACTTGAGAAGGCCTTTCTCCAGGACGATACTTCGGTTTCTCTGGACTGTAGAAGTCTCCCTCCGGCTTCAGATTATCTTCAGGCTTCTTTTGAACAGGTCTCTCCGCTGGCCGGAAGCTCGGTTTCTCAGGTGTGTAGAATTCTCCTTCAGGTCGGAGGTTGTCTTCTGGACGTACTTGAGAAGGCCTTTCTCCAGGACGATACTTCGGTTTCTCTGGACTGTAGAAGTCTCCTTCGGGTTTCAGATTGTCAGTGGGCTTAACTTGTTCAGGGCGCACAACATACTGATACTCTTCCCTCTCGACAAAAGTCATTTCTCCTTCTGTTCTTAGATTGTCCTTGCGAATAATCTTCTCCGTCTTCTCCGCTGGCTTGTACACCTGTTTCTCAGGCTTCACAAACTCTCCCTCCGGCTTCAAGTTATCTTCAGGCTTCTTCTGCACTGGTCTCTCCGCTGGTCGGAAACCTGGTTTCTCAGGTGTGTAGAATTCTCCTTCAGGTCGGAGGTTGTCTTCTGGTCGTACTTGAGAAGGCCTTTCTCCAGGACGGTACTTCGGTTTCTCTGGACTGTAGAAGTCTCCCTCCGGCTTCAGATTATCTTCAGGCTTCTTTTGAACAGGTCTCTCCGCTGGCCGGAAACCTGGTTTCTCAGGTGTGTAGAATTCTCCTTCGGGTCGGAGGTTGTCTTCTGGACGTACTTGAGAAGGCCTTTCTCCAGGACGATACTTCGGTTTCTCTGGACTGTAGAAGTCTCCCTCCGGCTTCAGATTATCTTCAGGCTTCTTTTGAACAGGTCTCTCCGCTGGTCGGAAGCCCGGTTTCTCAGGTGTGTAGAATTCGCCTTCAGGTCGGAGGTTGTCTTCTGGTCGTACTTGAGAAGGCCTTTCTCCAGGACGATACTTCGGTTTCTCTGGACTGTAGAAGTCTCCCTCCGGCTTCAGATTATCTTCAGGCTTCTTTTGAACAGGTCTCTCCGCTGGCCGGAAACCTGGTTTCTCAGGTGTGTAGAATTCTCCTTCAGGTCGGAGGTTGTCTTCTGGACGTACTTGAGAAGGCCTTTCTCCAGGACGATACTTCGGTTTCTCTGGACTGTAGAAGTCTCCTTCGGGTTTCAGATTGTCAGTGGGCTTAACTTGTTCAGGGCGCACAACATACTGATACTCTTCCCTCTCGACAAAAGTCATTTCTCCTTCTGTTCTTAGATTGTCCTTGCGAATAATCTTCTCCGTCTTCTCCGCTGGCTTGTACACCTGTTTCTCAGGCTTCACAAACTCTCCCTCCGGCTTCAAGTTATCTTCAGGCTTCTTCTGCACTGGTCTCTCCGCTGGTCGGAAACCTGGTTTCTCAGGTGTGTAGAATTCTCCTTCAGGTCGGAGGTTGTCTTCTGGTCGTACTTGGGAAGGCCTTTCTCCAGGACGATACTTCGGTTTCTCTGGACTGTAGAAGTCTCCTTCGGGTTTCAGATTGTCAGTGGGCTTAACTTGTTCAGGGCGCACAACATACTGATACTCTTCCCTCTCGACAAAAGTCATTTCTCCTTCTGTTCGGAGATTGTCCTTGCGAATAATCTTCTCCGTCTTCTCCGCTGGCTTGTACACCTGTTTCTCAGGCTTCACAAACTCTCCCTCTGGCTTCAAGTTATCTTCAGGCTTCTTTTGAACAGGTCTCTCCGCTGGTCGGAATCCTGGTTTCTCAGGTGTGTAGAATTCTCCTTCAGGTCGGAGGTTGTCTTCTGGACGTACTTGAGAAGGCCTTTCTCCAGGACGATACTTCGGTTTCTCTGGACTGTAGAAGTCTCCCTCCGGCTTCAGATTATCTTCAGGCTTCTTTTGAACAGGTCTCTCCGCTGGTCGGAAACCGGGTTTCTCCGGTGTGTAGAATTCACCCTCCGGTCGAAGATTGTCTTCTGGTCGTACTTGAGAAGGCCTTTCCCCAGGCTTATATCCTGGTTTCTCCGGACTGTAAAAGTCTCCTTCAGGCTTCAGGTTGTCTTCAGGCTTCTTTTGGACGGGTCTCTCCGCTGGTCGGAAACCTGGTTTCTCAGGTGTGTAGAATTCGCCCTCCGGTCGAAGATTGTCTTCCGGTCGTACTTGAGAAGGCCGTTCGCCAGGACGATACTTCGGTTTCTCTGGACTGTAAAAGTCTCCTTCTGGCTTCAGGTTATCTTCAGGCTTCTTTTGAACAGGTCTCTCCGCTGGCCGGAAACCTGGTTTCTCAGGTGTGTAGAATTCTCCTTCGGGTCGGAGGTTGTCTTCTGGACGTACTTGAGAAGGCCTTTCTCCAGGACGATACTTCGGTTTCTCTGGACTGTAGAAGTCTCCCTCCGGCTTCAGATTATCTTCAGGCTTCTTTTGAACAGGTCTCTCCGCTGGCCGGAAACCTGGTTTCTCAGGTGTGTAGAATTCTCCTTCGGGTCGGAGGTTGTCTTCTGGACGTACTTGAGAAGGCCTTTCTCCAGGACGATACTTCGGTTTCTCTGGACTGTAGAAGTCTCCCTCCGGCTTCAGATTATCTTCAGGCTTCTTTTGAACAGGTCTCTCCGCTGGCCGGAAACCTGGTTTCTCAGGTGTGTAGAATTCTCCTTCGGGTCGGAGGTTGTCTTCTGGTCGTACTTGAGAAGGCCTTTCTCCAGGACGATACTTCGGTTTCTCTGGACTGTAGAAGTCTCCTTCGGGTTTCAGATTGTCAGTGGGCTTAACTTGTTCAGGGCGCACAACATACTGATACTCTTCCCTCTCGACAAAAGTCATTTCTCCTTCTGTTCTTAGATTGTCCTTGCGAATAATCTTCTCCGTCTTCTCCGCTGGCTTGTACACCTGTTTCTCAGGCTTCACAAACTCTCCCTCCGGCTTCAAGTTATCTTCAGGCTTCTTCTGCACTGGTCTCTCCGCTGGTCGGAAACCTGGTTTCTCAGGTGTGTAGAATTCTCCTTCAGGTCGGAGGTTGTCTTCTGGTCGTACTTGAGAAGGCCTTTCTCCAGGACGATACTTCGGTTTCTCTGGACTGTAGAAGTCTCCCTCCGGCTTCAGATTATCTTCAGGCTTCTTTTGAACAGGTCTCTCCGCTGGCCGGAAACCTGGTTTCTCAGGTGTGTAGAATTCTCCTTCGGGTCGGAGGTTGTCTTCTGGTCGTACTTGAGAAGGCCTTTCTCCAGGACGATACTTCGGTTTCTCTGGACTGTAGAAGTCTCCCTCCGGCTTCAGATTATCTTCAGGCTTCTTTTGAACAGGTCTCTCCGCTGGCCGGAAACCTGGTTTCTCAGGTGTGTAGAATTCTCCTTCGGGTCGGAGGTTGTCTTCTGGTCGTACTTGAGAAGGCCTTTCTCCAGGACGATACTTCGGTTTCTCTGGACTGTAGAAGTCTCCCTCCGGCTTCAGATTATCTTCAGGCTTCTTTTGAACAGGTCTCTCCGCTGGCCGGAAACCTGGTTTCTCAGGTGTGTAGAATTCTCCTTCGGGTCGGAGGTTGTCTTCTGGACGTACTTGAGAAGGCCTTTCTCCAGGACGGTACTTCGGTTTCTCTGGACTATAGAATTCTCCCTCCGGCTTCAAGTTATCTTCAGGCTTCTTTTGAACAGGTCTCTCCGCTGGTCGGAAGCCTGGTTTCTCAGGTGTGTAGAATTCGCCTTCAGGTCGGAGGTTGTCTTCTGGTCGTACTTGAGAAGGCCTTTCTCCAGGACGATACTTCGGTTTCTCTGGACTGTAGAAGTCTCCTTCGGGTTTCAGATTGTCAGTGGGCTTAACTTGTTCAGGGCGCACAACATACTGATACTCTTCCCTCTCGACAAAAGTCATTTCTCCTTCTGTTCTTAGATTGTCCTTGCGAATAATCTTCTCCGTCTTCTCCGCTGGCTTGTACACCTGTTTCTCAGGCTTCACAAACTCTCCCTCCGGCTTCAAGTTATCTTCAGGCTTCTTCTGCACTGGTCTCTCCGCTGGTCGGAAACCTGGTTTCTCAGGTGTGTAGAATTCTCCTTCAGGTCGGAGGTTGTCTTCTGGTCGTACTTGAGAAGGCCTTTCTCCAGGACGATACTTCGGTTTCTCTGGACTGTAGAAGTCTCCCTCCGGCTTCAGATTATCTTCAGGCTTCTTTTGAACAGGTCTCTCCGCTGGTCGGAAGCCTGGTTTCTCAGGTGTGTAGAATTCGCCTTCAGGTCGGAGGTTGTCTTCTGGTCGTACTTGAGAAGGCCTTTCTCCAGGACGATACTTCGGTTTCTCTGGACTGTAGAAGTCTCCTTCGGGTTTCAGATTGTCAGTGGGCTTAACTTGTTCAGGGCGCACAACATACTGATACTCTTCCCTCTCGACAAAAGTCATTTCTCCTTCTGTTCTTAGATTGTCCTTGCGAATAATCTTCTCCGTCTTCTCCGCTGGCTTGTACACCTGTTTCTCAGGCTTCACAAACTCTCCCTCCGGCTTCAAGTTATCTTCAGGCTTCTTTTGCACTGGTCTCTCCGCTGGTCGGAAACCTGGTTTCTCAGGTGTGTAGAATTCTCCTTCAGGTCGGAGGTTGTCTTCTGGTCGTACTTGGGAAGGCCTTTCTCCAGGACGATACTTCGGTTTCTCTGGACTGTAGAAGTCTCCTTCGGGTTTCAGATTGTCAGTGGGCTTAACTTGTTCAGGGCGCACAACATACTGATACTCTTCCCTCTCGACAAAAGTCATTTCTCCTTCTGTTCGGAGATTGTCCTTGCGAATAATCTTCTCCGTCTTCTCCGCTGGCTTGTACACCTGTTTCTCAGGCTTCACAAACTCTCCCTCTGGCTTCAAGTTATCTTCGGGCTTCTTTTGAACAGGTCTCTCCGCTGGTCGGAATCCTGGTTTCTCAGGTGTGTAGAATTCTCCTTCAGGTCGGAGGTTGTCTTCTGGACGTACTTGAGAAGGCCTTTCTCCAGGACGATACTTCGGTTTCTCTGGACTGTAGAAGTCTCCCTCCGGCTTCAGATTATCTTCAGGCTTCTTTTGAACAGGTCTCTCCGCTGGTCGGAAACCGGGTTTCTCCGGTGTGTAGAATTCACCCTCCGGTCGAAGATTGTCTTCTGGTCGTACTTGAGAAGGCCTTTCCCCAGGCTTATATCCTGGTTTCTCCGGACTGTAAAAGTCTCCTTCAGGCTTCAGGTTGTCTTCAGGCTTCTTTTGGACGGGTCTCTCCGCTGGTCGGAAACCTGGTTTCTCAGGTGTGTAGAATTCGCCCTCCGGTCGAAGATTGTCTTCCGGTCGTACTTGAGAAGGCCGTTCGCCAGGACGATACTTCGGTTTCTCTGGACTGTAAAAGTCTCCTTCTGGCTTCAGGTTATCTTCAGGCTTCTTTTGAACAGGTCTCTCCGCTGGCCGGAAACCTGGTTTCTCCGGTGTGTAGAATTCACCCTCGGGTCGAAGATTGTCTTCTGGTCGTACTTGAGAAGGCCTTTCCCCAGGCTTATATCCTGGTTTCTCCGGACTGTAAAAGTCTCCTTCAGGCTTCAGGTTGTCTTCAGGCTTCTTTTGGACGGGTCTCTCCGCTGGTCGGAAACCTGGTTTCTCAGGTGTGTAGAATTCGCCCTCCGGTCGAAGATTGTCTTCCGGTCGTACTTGAGAAGGCCGTTCGCCAGGACGATACTTCGGTTTCTCTGGACTGTAAAAGTCTCCTTCTGGCTTCAGGTTATCTTCAGGCTTCTTTTGAACAGGTCTCTCCGCTGGTCGGAAGCCGGGCTTGTCCGGTGTGTAGAATTCTCCTTCTGGTCGAAGATTGTCTTCTGGCCTGACTTGAGAAGGTCGTTCGCCTGCCTGGTATTGTGGTTTCTCTGGGTTGTAGAAATCTCCCTCAGGCTTTAAGTTGTCTTGAGGCCTTTTTTGAGTTGGTCTTTCAGATGGTCTGAATCCTGGCTTTTCTGGAGTGTAGAACTCTCCCTCTGGGCGGAGGTTGTCTTCGTGCCTGACTTGAGTTGGTCGCTCCCCTGGCTTATATTTCGGTTTTTCGGGGCTGTAGAATTCTCCTTCGGGCTTTAGGTTATCTGTTGGTTTTACTTGTCCGGGTCGTGTGACGTATTGGTACTCCTCTCGCTCCACAAATGTCATTTCCCCTTCAGTACGCAAGTTGTCACTGCGGATGATTTTCACAGGTCTCTCGGCTGGCGTGTACGTaggtttttcgggactttcgAAGTCTCCTTCCGGTTTAAGATTGTCGACAGGCCGCTTTTGGATTGGCCGATCGGCTGGCGTATAACCAGGCTTTTCGGGGGAATAAAACTCGCCCTCTGGTCGAAGATTGTCTGGATGGCGAACTTGTGATGGCCGTTCTCCCGGAACATATTCAGGCTTTTTGGGACTAAAGAATTCTCCTTCGGGCTTAAGGTTATCCGTGGGCTTAACATATCCAGGACGGACAGCGTattggtattcctctttttcGACAAAAGTCATTTCTCCCTCAGTACGAAGGTTGTCTGTATGTACAATTTTCTCGCGCTTCTCTCCCGGTCTATATGGCTCCTTTTGAGGTACTGTAAATTCTCCTTCTGGCTTTAAATTGTCTTCTGGTTTCTTTATGACTATATAATCCACTAGAATGTCTTCGTTTGGCTTGGgaatgttttcattttttgaccaGGTATTCGTGCGTACCCTCGTGTATGCTTCGTCGACGGTATCTGCAAAATACAAAActataacaatttaaatattttttaaagtttaattaCACTTGCCGTCAGTTTCAATAATCGTTTTTTCCGTAGATTTGGTTGTGCTAGATGAGCAATGATGTCGTCTAAAATATAAGACTTTGTGTTAGTTGTGGGACTAATGAAATATAAATGACATTTAACATACCCGCATGTGCAAATTTCACAAATGCATCTTTCGCTGTGAGTCGAAACTTTGTTCTTTGCGACTCCACGCTATAGAATTaggattaaaaaataaaatatatatttaatgaggctaattatagtttattttcttctttatAGATGAAGAATCACTATCctttatattattaaagtttaaagGAAACTTATGGTATTAAATGTGCCAACTAGAATTTAATAACGTAGAATTTGAAGAATTCTAAGTGTTGTGCTTCCAAGGTTAAGTATCTAAACTATTTGTCTTCAATGTAAAAAATAGTTAAGCTTTCCTGTTTATATTCTTAACTAATCTACTCACGGTTCTTGAGTCGCCTAGGCGTTGCTTATCAGTCCGCACATAATCGATTTcatcataaatattttcggtaatatttttgtgtttcgATGTTTCGTTAAGGTTCAGGGTGATGTTCTCATTGTTTTCCGAAATCGATGTGTTCTTCTCAATCTCCACAAACTCGTCCACGTATATGGTCTTCTTGGGAGCCTCTACGATCTTCTCAATAACATCCGTGTGAACCTTTTCGTCTAGGACGCGCCAGTCGTTGATGCTTGCATCGAAAATCTGTGGAAAAAAATTCCTCAATATCAAAAAGACCTCTCCATAGGcacacacccaaaataaaaacctgtGTCTGggtctgttttttttttttgggaacgGTCTATTCAGTCGGA
Coding sequences:
- the LOC6494892 gene encoding uncharacterized protein LOC6494892 isoform X6; translated protein: MVSKSNKKKQVSQQQQQQQQQQQQQQQQQQSQPATSTTTTSSSASATKLTKQLGPDAFATLATNQSSTTMEHESVSYGEPVAGTSTDTMPAAGVRSYSSRSRSKASQSQSSSSYVEQSQVQHSSSSSSSKQISRDYANEKIISSIDLLESEKKDPVFSVPIEVVEITTPTLSVSASGGSVSKMYTSSSMSSSQKLQQQFESTTSSSLRSANETLIASERAATDTATGMTSSGQRKQVGFDSDTKTMTNTTSSSSTTTNINISNLKSSTSSSTTNGGVINLSESQSVPKLPLPSGGTADGPINASVTSSTVAGGAYPEPVAATSGATTTKATSSSTRRNDKLEVEGRTSLDRRTDSLSTAVDTATSSSKSSKEVSESTVLKSSTSSKQSKSTSKKEVYDVKTKTWTEYSDGSSQGPNKSRPAFERYVSKDTDGSCKVTYKKKIYDRRNNRWRVVDERTVDSTADPGYPEIVDDVINTTTTTYTTKVYDTKLGRWTVVDEKSFTDTKAFVPNDIAREIEKDNTDVANITTTTEVTKIFDASINDWRVLDEKVHTDVIEKIVEAPKKTIYVDEFVEIEKNTSISENNENITLNLNETSKHKNITENIYDEIDYVRTDKQRLGDSRTRGVAKNKVSTHSERCICEICTCGRHHCSSSTTKSTEKTIIETDDTVDEAYTRVRTNTWSKNENIPKPNEDILVDYIVIKKPEDNLKPEGEFTVPQKEPYRPGEKREKIVHTDNLRTEGEMTFVEKEEYQYAVRPGYVKPTDNLKPEGEFFSPKKPEYVPGERPSQVRHPDNLRPEGEFYSPEKPGYTPADRPIQKRPVDNLKPEGDFESPEKPTYTPAERPVKIIRSDNLRTEGEMTFVEREEYQYVTRPGQVKPTDNLKPEGEFYSPEKPKYKPGERPTQVRHEDNLRPEGEFYTPEKPGFRPSERPTQKRPQDNLKPEGDFYNPEKPQYQAGERPSQVRPEDNLRPEGEFYTPDKPGFRPAERPVQKKPEDNLKPEGDFYSPEKPKYRPGERPSQVRPEDNLRPEGEFYTPEKPGFRPAERPVQKKPEDNLKPEGDFYSPEKPGYKPGERPSQVRPEDNLRPEGEFYTPEKPGFRPAERPVQKKPEDNLKPEGDFYSPEKPKYRPGERPSQVRPEDNLRPEGEFYTPEKPGFRPAERPVQKKPEDNLKPEGDFYSPEKPGYKPGERPSQVRPEDNLRPEGEFYTPEKPGFRPAERPVQKKPEDNLKPEGDFYSPEKPKYRPGERPSQVRPEDNLRPEGEFYTPEKPGFRPAERPVQKKPEDNLKPEGDFYSPEKPKYRPGERPSQVRPEDNLRPEGEFYTPEKPGFRPAERPVQKKPEDNLKPEGEFVKPEKQVYKPAEKTEKIIRKDNLRTEGEMTFVEREEYQYVVRPEQVKPTDNLKPEGDFYSPEKPKYRPGERPSQVRPEDNLRPEGEFYTPEKPGFRPAERPVQKKPEDNLKPEGEFVKPEKQVYKPAEKTEKIIRKDNLRTEGEMTFVEREEYQYVVRPEQVKPTDNLKPEGDFYSPEKPKYRPGERPSQVRPEDNLRPEGEFYTPEKPGFRPAERPVQKKPEDNLKPEGDFYSPEKPKYRPGERPSQVRPEDNLRPEGEFYTPEKPGFRPAERPVQKKPEDNLKPEGDFYSPEKPKYRPGERPSQVRPEDNLRPEGEFYTPEKPGFRPAERPVQKKPEDNLKPEGDFYSPEKPKYRPGERPSQVRPEDNLRPEGEFYTPEKPGFRPAERPVQKKPEDNLKPEGEFVKPEKQVYKPAEKTEKIIRKDNLRTEGEMTFVEREEYQYVVRPEQVKPTDNLKPEGDFYSPEKPKYRPGERPSQVRPEDNLRPEGEFYTPEKPSFRPAERPVQKKPEDNLKPEGDFYSPEKPKYRPGERPSQVRPEDNLRPEGEFYTPEKPGFRPAERPVQKKPEDNLKPEGDFYSPEKPGYKPGERPSQVRPEDNLRPEGEFYTPEKPGFRPAERPVQKKPEDNLKPEGDFYSPEKPKYRPGERPSQVRPEDNLRPEGEFYTPEKPGFRPAERPVQKKPEDNLKPEGEFVKPEKQVYKPAEKTEKIIRKDNLRTEGEMTFVEREEYQYVVRPEQVKPTDNLKPEGDFYSPEKPKYRPGERPSQVRPEDNLRPEGEFYTPEKPGFRPAERPVQKKPEDNLKPEGDFYSPEKPKYKPGERPSQVRPEDNLRPEGEFYTPEKPGFRPAERPVQKKPEDNLKPEGEFVKPEKQVYKPAEKIEKIIRKDNLRTEGDMTFVEKKEYQYVVRPEQVKPSDNLRPEGEFFSPEKPKYKPGERVTVIKQKDNLKVEGEFFVREKQEFSPVERPKQKKPHDNLKPEGEMVLPEKVKYKPADKVTKVIHKDNLRTEGEMTFTEKTEYQHVVRPSPVKPEDNLKTTGKFYVPEKTSVTNGERPEPVRPKDNLKPEGVMYTPDKPKYEPASRPEQKKYVDNLKPEGKMHIPEKEAFKPADRVKTVIRKDNLKTEGEMTFTQKEEYHHVKRPDQVKPTDNLKVEGEFYTPNKTTFRPAERPVQKKPKDNLKPEGEFYKRTDRSETDSTTLETIKRETPKRPVDNLKMEGSMTVTRKDDYKATTNKSTVERTQRTQKYKHNSSSITLGSDTAILKTTNQMNYVSGKDAVKQVDSNSQNPVDGLIVVSTKKVTTVIGGRHKKEPETEYVKRPAKINVIENVAKNTTTTNIENTQNIHKETTSMQRNHNLVQNSSLTTDTSKIAIESDRGQVTNRTGGETTTRVVSGGSSSNIVTGDSSSTRVVSGRTVTRNTTEDTTSRIVSGRNVSSNITGNTTEDTTSRIVSGRNVSSNITGNTTEDTSSRIVSGRNVSSNITGDSTTRVVSGRNASNNIISDSGSKTTNNNIISGGATSHTSTSKHFHHRKSEFSSEADVSNTIFHRKSVTNDSNTANGSLTSNGKMQRKSILNLNEQPSSSATYGGERQSYSSIHRQNRESDLNNTFSSERRSCSVHKENREHNVKNSSSMSRIISGGGTGADSRSNLERTTVTRTHVTGGGGIDFPSQSHTHGSSHVTTRHRGGQHVSSSSGGIDFPSYSAHSHTERVVTRRGNQSSISLGNDKFTGSSMYKSEYITAPTSTCAVHKIKQGAFQHTRSTQEHKFFKTSN